One window of bacterium genomic DNA carries:
- a CDS encoding TAXI family TRAP transporter solute-binding subunit, whose translation MSKKFIWAGALVAGIALSAGPGIAAERYRVGGGPSGGAWHPSLSAVTQMLNKHLGSKYNFSYSPSAGSVANVRRVGLGEFSTAWGHVGQVYQAWNGIGLFKKDGKQRNFRVIANVRAQTQIVAVLADSPIKSYSDMKGKVVNLLALGSGSHVNCRNMFATLGLYNVKEPKKSAISPRYLGFGASGRAMGDRQIDVYCSAGAPFTIPALTQLSITKPVRYVSLTEEEQKKITDKFRFYVPVTIPVQKDVRGMTAPARTIAYDVWWLAHRKMSNTAVYDLVKTVASPENLKQLAKTARYLQDLSGNFNALRVHKIWVHPAAARYWKEAGVNVPSEIVKGF comes from the coding sequence ATGAGCAAGAAGTTTATCTGGGCGGGCGCCCTGGTGGCCGGCATCGCCCTTTCGGCCGGCCCGGGCATCGCAGCGGAAAGATACCGCGTCGGCGGCGGCCCCTCGGGCGGCGCCTGGCACCCATCTCTCAGCGCCGTGACCCAGATGCTGAATAAGCATCTGGGCTCGAAGTATAACTTCAGCTACTCTCCCTCGGCCGGATCTGTCGCGAACGTGCGGCGCGTGGGCCTGGGTGAGTTTTCCACCGCCTGGGGGCACGTCGGTCAGGTATATCAGGCCTGGAACGGCATCGGACTCTTCAAGAAAGACGGCAAGCAGCGCAACTTCCGCGTCATCGCCAACGTGCGGGCGCAGACGCAGATCGTCGCCGTTCTCGCCGACAGCCCCATCAAGTCCTACAGCGACATGAAGGGCAAAGTGGTCAATCTTCTCGCGCTGGGGTCGGGAAGTCACGTCAACTGCCGGAACATGTTCGCCACGCTGGGCCTCTACAACGTGAAGGAGCCCAAAAAATCGGCCATCAGCCCCCGCTACCTCGGCTTCGGCGCCTCGGGACGCGCCATGGGCGATCGCCAGATTGACGTCTATTGCTCGGCGGGCGCTCCCTTCACGATCCCGGCCCTCACCCAGTTGTCGATCACCAAGCCGGTACGCTACGTGAGCCTCACCGAAGAAGAACAGAAGAAGATCACGGACAAGTTCCGCTTCTACGTCCCGGTCACGATTCCCGTGCAGAAAGACGTGCGCGGCATGACTGCGCCCGCCCGCACGATCGCCTATGACGTGTGGTGGCTCGCTCACCGGAAAATGTCCAACACTGCTGTCTACGATCTGGTAAAAACCGTCGCAAGCCCGGAAAATCTCAAACAGCTTGCGAAGACCGCTCGCTACCTGCAGGACCTGAGCGGAAACTTCAACGCTCTCAGGGTTCACAAAATCTGGGTGCATCCTGCGGCGGCCCGCTACTGGAAAGAAGCCGGTGTGAATGTTCCCTCGGAGATCGTCAAGGGCTTCTAA